A stretch of the Nematostella vectensis chromosome 1, jaNemVect1.1, whole genome shotgun sequence genome encodes the following:
- the LOC116601981 gene encoding uncharacterized protein LOC116601981, which yields MSSPKPSSSRPEINSGLSSAKKKTKRSKEKYCYIEDSKRRAITLSKRKATLFQNFMKLNIMSGADAFMIIETPRKRFVWGSDKYMKLYTSAKLRPTLHQEIVDLTDTSTSEEVQNAELSSMGVAPLEDTPHRVNMHESLANVLGVANKTLPPKAIIPDAVAGVLNESPPAQVLEQDVPLQRLHPPVELTYVQDSDIPLLFIGQEIERD from the exons ATGTCTTCGCCGAAGCCAAGTTCGAGCCGACCCGAGATCAA CAGTGGCCTTTCATctgcaaaaaagaaaaccaagCGCTCCAAGGAGAAGTATTGCTACATTGAAGACAGCAAGAGGCGTGCCATCACACTCTCTAAGAGAAAGGCAACTCTTTTCCAGAATTTTATGAAATTAAATATTATGTCTGGGGCAGATGCATTTATGATAATTGAAACCCCACGGAAACGATTTGTGTGGGGATCAGATAAATACATGAAGCTATATACAAGTGCTAAGCTAAGGCCCACATTACACCAGGAGATTGTTGACTTGACCGATACCTCCACTTCTGAAGAAGTACAGAATGCCGAGCTGAGCTCAATGGGCGTGGCACCGCTGGAGGATACACCACATAGAGTAAACATGCATGAAAGTCTGGCAAATGTCTTAGGTGTGGCCAACAAGACACTGCCACCAAAAGCAATTATTCCAGACGCTGTGGCTGGGGTGCTAAATGAGAGCCCACCAGCACAAGTTCTAGAGCAAGATGTGCCTCTGCAAAGGTTGCATCCACCGGTTGAGCTGACATATGTGCAAGACAGTGATATTCCACTTCTTTTTATTGGTCAAGAAATTGAAAGGGACTAA